Genomic window (Heliomicrobium gestii):
TGGGCGACTTGCTCTGCCCGGAAAATAACATGCCCCTCTTTTGGGGTCTTACAGCCAGCCTCGTTGTGGCCCTACTGGGGATCACCATGAATAAACGGGACAAATGGGGGCCCCTTCGGATCCGGTTTGAGGAGAAACACTGACCGCGACTGCCCCTTCAACGTTCCGGGACCTTCGGCCGGACGACGCCGCCTCAAAGGGTAGAGAAAAAGGGCTGCTGATTCTGTTCAGCAGCCCTTTCGCTTTGCAATTTCTTCCTTTTTGACATGTGCCAGCGCGGTTCGCCTTTGCGCCGCCTACTCGATTTGATCGTGAATCGCTTCGGTCATCTGTTCCGCGCCGCCGGCGTTTCGCTGGTAGTGGTGACTTTGGGCGGCTTCCTCCACCTGACCAAAGGCCCAGTGGTCTTCGGGCACATCGGGGAACTGGGCCGGAACACCGGTCAGCGGTCCCCGTCCCAGGAGGTGGTTGACCATGGTCACCGTTTCCACCCGGCTGATCTTCTCGTCAGGCTTGAAGAGGTTTCCGGGATAGCCGCCAACGATATGGTTGCGATAGGCTTCTTCGATGTAGTTGGCCGCCCAGTGCTGGTCGATGTCTTGGAAATGCAGTGTCACCGGCTTGCCGCCCACACCGAAGTATTTGGCGACGACCGCCGCCAGTTCGGCCCGGGTGATCGCTTCATCAGGGCGGAAGCTCCCGTCCTCATAGCCCTGGAAGAGCTTTTTGGCGGTAACCGTTCGGATGTATTTGCGCGCCCAGTGATCGGCGGGCACATCAGTGTAGTCGGCGCCGCCGTTCTCGTTTACCCCGGTCAACCGGGCAAAGAGGCCGGCGATCTCGGCGCGGGTGATGTTCCGGTAGGGACCGAAGCTGCCGTCAGGATAGCCGATGACGAGCCGCTTGTGGGTTCCATCGCCGAAGCGGTCGGTGAATAGGAGGACCCTCACCCGGGCTCGCGCTTTTTCCACTGTCACTGGAATCGAGGAACTCCCGGAAGGCAGGAGGTCGCCGATGGATAGGATCGCATCCTCCGTGACAAGGCGTTCCGTTTCAGTGAGCGCACCGTCACGCACGCGCACCTTGAACGACATGGCGCCGGTTGCGGCGGCCGGATTTCCCGCGTTCACCGTCCAGGTGATGCGGTTGCCTTCTACATCTCCGCTGGCGGGATCGACGATTTCCGTCTCAGCGGGAACCGTTACAGCGACCTTGGCGGCGCCGCTTCCCATGGGGATGCGGTAGTCGATCCGGTAGAGAATCGGGTCCCCTTCCCGGTAGGCCGGGCGGTCGCTGGTGATGGCGATCGCCGGTCCCTGATCACCGCCGGCGCTCGCGGGATTCACTGGCGGCGGGGTGTTGCCGGCGGGGGCCGGGCCGGCCGGCGCGCCACCGGCGCCACCTGCACCACCAGCGCCGCCGCTGGACCCGCCGCTCGCCGGGGTCATGGCAAAATCCCATTTGACGATATCGTTGTTTACGGAGATGGTGGGGCTGGTGTAGGTTTGGTAGCCCACTTTTTCACCAACGACATAGTAGTCGGTGTTGCCAAAAACCATGAAAGCGTACTTGCCGTAGTTGTCGCTGTTTTGCGGGTTGGCGTTGTCGGCCGGGGCAAACCCTGCCAGCGGCGGCAGATTCACCTGCCCGTTCAGCGCGCGTCCGGCGGCGATGTTTCTCGGCGTATCGGCGTAGTGAAGGGTGACATGGACGCCGGAAAGCGCCTGGCCGGTGGTGCTGTCGGTGATCGTGCCGTAGGGGTCGATCAGTTCCTCAGCGATGTTGATCTGGCCGTTCTGGGCCACCTCGATCCGCGGGAGTTCTCCATCGTCCTTGCGGTTAAGGACCACTTCCCGCGCCTGCCCGTTTTCGTCGGGGACCTCCATGCGCACTTCCAACCGGTACGCCCCTTGCTGGAGCGCATCGGCGTTAAAGACGCCGTTGGCATCGAGGGTAAACACCTTCGGCTGGCTGTTGGTTCCCAGCACATACTGACCGGTGGCGTCGATCAGATAGATCTTCGTCTTTGCGCGGACTTCCGGCGAGAGGGGCTGCGCTGTCTGCCCGTCGGTGCTCTTGGCCTGCACAATGCCGGTGGCGGTCATGTGAGAATCGAAGGTCTGTTCGCCATGGCCCTGGATATCGCCCACGGTCACTTTCTGTGTGAAGGGGACCTCTCGCAAGACGCCACCGATGTTGACCGGTTTGATGATTTGAATGTCATAGTCGACATTGCCCCGGGGAATGAGGATGAAGTACCGGCCGTCGGCGCCGGTCGTCATCTCGCCGGTAAAGTCCACCTGCCCGTCGCCGTCAAAATCCTTGGAGACACGAACCTTGGCGCCTTCGACCGGCACAGGGCCGTTGGCCGACTGGTTCGTCACAATCCCTTTGATGGCCGCCGGATCGAAGGTGATCTGGATCTGCGATTCGGCGTAGAGCCGTTTTTCCGGATCGTTGACAATCGCCGTGACGGCGATCTGCTGGGCGACGATCCCTTCGATCCGCGCCGATTGGTAACGGATGGATGCTTTGCCGTCGGCGCCGGTCCTCGCGTCCTGCCCGTCAGGGAAGCTTCCTTTGGCAGCAGTAAAGCGTACAGGGACGCCGGCGATGGGGTGGCCGTTCTCATCGAGGACGGTTGTCGTCAGGACGGCCTGAGAATGACCATCGCCCACCATCGATTCCGGGTTGGCCTGCAAGAGCGCTTGAAAACGAACCAGTCGCGCGTCGACCACCACTTCTCGCTCTGTGGGGGTGGCCGGGAGCACCCGGACATTCTCCTGGACGGCCACCTTATAGCCGGATTTCTTCACCTCATGCCGATAGGTTGTCGTCGGCACTGCCGCAAAGCGGTAATACCCGGCGGCGTCGGTTCGGGTCTCTCGCGTCACGCCGGCGGCGTCGCGAATCGTCACGAGCGCATCGGCCAAGGGCGCCCCGTCTTGCTGGGCCGTCACCCGGCCGGTCAGATCGATCTGGGTGAAGACGGTGAAGCTGTTGTTTGCCAGCGCCGGCGCGGCTTCCGTCTGCACGATGGCGTCGGCGGCGTTGCGGCCGGTGAAGGTCACCGTGTAGGGGCCGGCGTCGATATCGGCCGGCAGGCGATGGGTGGTGTTTTCCCATTGTTTAACGCCGTCGCCGACAAAACTTGCGCCGTTCACCAGCGTCAGTTCGACCTGCTGGCGTTGACCGGCCGCCGAGTACTCGGCGACGACCTTATCGGCGTTGACAGTGCTGACGGCCGACAAGCGCAAGGGGTCGCCCGGTCCGAGGACGGGCTCGCGGAAGGGGGTCGCCGGTCCCGTTCCGGTCCAACCGTCGAGGGCTTTTTCCCGGACCGTCACGGCGTCGCCTTTTTGGTAGGTGTCCCGCTCGATGATCTGGATGTTGCCCTGTTCCGCGCGGTTGATCGCAACGGTAGACGCGGTCAGGGTGATCGGCCGGCTGGATGTGGCGGCCGTTCCCAAGGGAACGGTGACGACTGCCGTCAACTCCGCCGTGCCGCTGGCGGGGAGCGCCAGGATCAGATGGTCCCGCTGGCTTCCGTCAGTGACCTTGTAGGCCGGGGTGATCTCGGTCCAGGTCCACTGGCCCGAATGGGATTCGCCCCGACCGAGCGTCTCTTCTCCCTTCTTCAGTTCGACGGGATAGGGCGAGGCCAGGGTGATCTGGAAGTTTTCCTCTCCGGCAAAGGGGTTTTTCAGGGTGTAGCGATAGGTGGCCGACTGGCCGCTGTAGACCTCTGTTTCCTGGGGTTCGGCTGGCAACATGGGAATGTCGGCGCGCAGGTTGGCGCCGGTGATGCCGATGGTTCCGCTGGTGTAGTCGAAATAGCCAGGCCGGATCGCCTTCAGGTAATAGTCGGCGTCGCCGGGAACCAAGAAGGCGAAGGTTCCCTGGTCTCCCGTTATCTGCGGGTTGGCGTTTTTTCCGAAGGGAACATAGCCGTGACCGGGGAGGATCACCCGCTGATCGGGCGCATGACCGTTGTGGCGGTTGTTCGCCGTATCGGCGTAGTACAGGTCCACTTCGGCGCCCTGGACCGGTTGACCGGTATTGACGTCATAGACCCGGCTGAGGAGGTCAAGGGCGGTCTTCACGAACATGGCCCGTCCGTTGCCGCTGACGGTCACTTCCGGCAACCGGCCCTGACGGTCCTGATTGACGGTGATCGCGGTTCCCGGTTCCAGTTCATAGCGCACATCCACCTGGTAACGGCCGGCGGGAACGGAGCCGAAGGAGAATCCGCCGTTGCCGTCTACGGAAGCGCTGCGCCGGTGTCCCGGGCTGTCCTCCACTTCATCGCCTGTGCTGGCGTCGCGCAGGAACACGGCCAGCTTCTCGTTCAGTTCAGCGGGAAGGAATGTCTCGTTTCCGCCGGGGGCAAGGGCGGTCACATACCCGCCCAGGCTGTTGTCCGCATCGAAGACGGAGAGGTCCTGCCCATAGACGGCGTCGGCAACCGTCGCCGGCTGGCCGATGCGGAAGAGGCGGCTCTCGCCGGGCACTTGGGCGCGAACGCGCAGGTTCAGGTCATAGGGGGTCTGGTAGCGGGTGACGCCGAGGAGGTAGCCGCCATCAGACCCGGTGGCGGTGGCGGCGGCGAAATCGACGCTCCCATCGCCGTCAAAGTCCTTGGCAACGGTCACATCCATCCCGCTCAGCGGCTGGTTTTGTCCATCCACCAACTGCCCCCGGATGGCGGCAGGGACCGTCGACACGACCACATCGGCTTGGCCGCATCCGGCCGCTGTCGCTCGAATCGTATAGTAACGCGTCACGATCCCTTCGATCCGATCAGGGAGGAAGTCAACGGCCGCCGCGCCGTCAGCGCCGGTGACGGCTGTGGCGCCGAGCGGGAAGGCGCCTTCCTGATGCCGTTCCGCGAAGTGAACGGTGACACCCGGCTGGGGATTGCCCTGTTGGTCGGTGACGATGGCTTGCACCTGGCTGACGCTGTGACCGTCGCCGAGGACTGTCATCGGATGAGCCGTCAGAGCCAGTTGGAAGGGGGCGAGCACGAGATCCGCGTTGACGACGGTCGCGGCGGGATCGTCCGGCACAGCCCGGACGGTGAGATCCTCGCGGCTATAGCCGGTCTGTTCCCCTGTCAGGCGGTACAGGCGGGCCGGCACATTGGCAAAGCGGAAGCGGCCGCTGCCGTCGGCGGTGGTCTGTCCGTCGGTCACCGTCCCCGAAGGATCGGCCAGGGTCACTGTCGCGCCGGGGAGGGCGGCGCCGTCGGGACGGGTGACCTGGCCGGCGATGTCGACAGTGGTGAAGACGGTGAAGGGGTTGTTGCCTTTTGTCGGGCTGTCGGCGTCTTCCCTCTCCAGGAGAAGACCCTTCGAATCACCGGCGGTATAGGTGACAAAGACCTCGCCGGCAGGCATGTCATCGGGCAGGCGCGTGGTCACGTTGGCCCAGCGCTTCTGGTGATCGGTCAGGTAGGTGGCGCTGTTCTGCAACGCCAAGGGGATCTGGACCGCATGGGGCTGACCGCCGGCCACATAGCTGTACTCGGCCTTCACCTGTTCCACATTGATGGCGGTTACGGCGGAAAATTTGAGGGCTTCGCCGGGCGCCAGCAGCGGCAGCTGCCAGCTGTCGCGGGAACGGTTGCCCGTCCAGCCGTCGAGGTGTTGGCCCGTCACTTCGATCCGGGTCTGGGCGTCATAGCGCCGGTTGCTGAGGGCGCCCCGAGCCGTGAGCGTGACCAGTTTTTCACCGAGACTGGCCTGCTCGGGCAGGGTGAGTGTCAGGGTGAGCCCTTTTGTCTCCCCGGCGTTCAATGACACTTCCGGGCCACCGGCCGACTGGTACGGCGCGGCGATCTCCGTCCACTGCCACTGACCGTTTGCGCCGCTGCCGCGGGCGATGACCTGCCCGTCAGCGGTCAATGCCGCGCTGTAGGGGAGGTTGTCGCCTACGTCGACGGCCAGGCAGAACCGATCCTGCCCCGCGCCGGTGTTTCTCAACTGGTAGGTAAACTCGACGTTGCTCGCCGCTTCGACCGCTTTGGTGTCGGGTCCGGCGATGTCGATGGCGTGATTGCCGCTGATGATGGCGTCCAACGACGCCACAAGGGGATCGTATTGCTTGCGATCACCCTCAGGACGGGAGAAATACCGGCTGATCGCCAGGGCCGCCCGGCGCACCGACGTGACCGGCAAGGCCGGCTCATCCGCTTGGACCGTAAAGGCGATGGCCTGCTGGCCTCCCTCACCGAGACTCGGGAAATTCCAGCCCGCCGGCGCGCCGCTCGGCGTTCCGGCTCCGCTGCCGTAGACGAAATCGGTCACCGTCTCGTTGACATCGATTCCGTAGGCGGGGCTCAGGCCCACATTGCTGAGTTGCCCCGTGAGGTGAATCGAATCATAGACCGCTTCATAGACGCTTTTATCGGCGTTCAAAGTAAGGGTGAGCTTGGGTTGGATGACGCTGATCGGCACGGCGGCCGTGTCCTGGATCATCGATTGGCCGCCCGTCAAGGCTGTTTCATAACAGACGCGCGCCTTGAGTGAACTGGCGTACTGGGTCGTTCCGAAGTTGGAATCGGTCTTCGTCCGGGTCACGATTTTGACGGTGTTGGTTGTGCCCGACAGGTTCCCTAAGGGATAGCGGCCGTTGACCGGGGCGATCTCGGCGGCGTCCTTTTGTACGGAAAGGACTTCCTGCTCGACAAGGACGCTGTGGCCGAGATCGAAGGAACTGTTGTAGGCGGTCGTTTGGATCGGCGCCGTCATGGCCAGTTCGTAGGTGATCTGGTCACCGGGACGGACTTTGGTCTTATCGCCGTTGTTGGTGCTGTCGACGATCGTCAACTGGGCTTGCAAATCCTGCACCGACAGGTCGAGGGCGTCCTTCACATTCGCCGGCGTGTAGGCCGTGACCGGGGAGGCGCCCGCCTGGCGCGATTGGAAACTGTCCACCTTGGCATCAAGGTGGATGCCGCTGGCGCCGGAACCGGCAGCCGGGATCAGCCGGGCGTTGAAGCTGTAATCCTGTGACGCCCCGGCGGCGATATCCTGGCCGCTCCAGGTGACGCCGGCGCCGTCCGAGACGCCGCCGTCCGAAAGGGCGGAAACCTCCAACAAGGCCGGAATCGCCACATGGAAGGCGCTGTTGTAGGCCGTCGACTGTCCCGTGTTTTTTATCCGGACGGTGATGGGAAGCGTGTCGACGCCATCGGCGAAACGGTTGTTCTGCTTATTGAGGAACTGAATGGTCACGTTCGGTTGGATGACGGCCAGTGCCGCCGGCTTCTCGACGACGCTTTTACTCGCGCCGCCGGCCGCCGCCGTTTGCCAGCTCGCCCTGGCATAGGCCGTGATGGTTTCCGACGGGCTGGTGAAGGCGACGTCTGTCCGGGCCTGGAGGAGCATTGTGACAACGATGGTCTGGGAACCACTGTCTGTGGCGGTCAGATCGCCCACGGGAACGGTCAACTCGGTTCCACTGGCTGTCACGCCCACCGGCGCGGCGATCACCTGGAATCTCGCCAACGCAGGCAGCCGTTCGATGATCTTGCCGTCGTAGAGAGCAACCCCTTGGGGCGCGGTCAGGGTGATCTGGTAGGTAACGGTGTCACCCGGACGGATTTTGTTAAGGGCGCTGCCGTTGCTTGTGGCGACGATGCTGTGGGTGATGGTGGCCGACGGGATGGCGATGTTCGCGCTGGCCGTGCGGGAGGTCAGTTTTTGCGTTCCCGGCGTTGTTCCGGCGAGTTCGGCGGCCTTCGCGCTGTCGTTGGTGTAGTAATCGCCTGTAGCGGCGACGATGCTGGTCGTGTTGCCGGCGCCCAGTTTCTGATCCAATTTGGCCGTAGCGGTGTAGGTGATCGTGGCGCCGGGGGCGAGTTGTGCGACTGGGTCAAGGCGAAGGGCGTTTGTCGTCGCGTCATAGACGCCGGAAGAATATCCCGTGAGCGAAAAACCCTGGTTCAGGGGGAGTTGAAGGGTCGGTTGGAAGGTGTAGGCGCTGTTCTGTCCGATGTTTTTGATGGTGACAGTGAAGGTTTTGCTGCTTCCTTCCACCATATCAGTGACTGCGTTCGGGCTCACCGTGATTTGCAGCATCGGTGACTTGACCGTGACGGTCACATCGGACGAGGCGACCTGGTGATGGCTGCTGGCGCCGCCGTTTGCGGCTTTGTCATCCCAGGCAAATGTGGTATGGGAGCTTTGCGACTGTTGCTGGCCTGTCGCATTCGCGACCTGTGTCTTGATGAAACAGGTGTAGGCGACGCCGGGTCCCTGGATCGCCGGAATGCCGGTGATGGTGACAGCGCTGCCCGAGGCGGAGGCGGCTACGTTGCCGCTCCCGCTGTGCGCAGTCGTGTCGTAGGCCCCATAGGCGCTGAGAAAGGATTGATTGCTGTCGATGACATCGGTGAGCACACCGTTATAGGCCCAGGTCTGGTCTGG
Coding sequences:
- a CDS encoding carboxypeptidase regulatory-like domain-containing protein — protein: MKKELQFIRRRSSHPRKGKPRSPLALFLLSWLAIFSWIGLIHPAAAVAAADDSAIAFPSDKLSFTVSHATTAVLGKTETLEIRLSNQSADKWAYNMGIEAILPDGLEIAQTSQQTAPTTVELLDTSDNPVDGRQRVFWKDVKELAPASGGSGEDFRFYITVRVSENYRVKAPGPIDPQNPDAVVPPVLKPVQYGDTLTPIINVYASADARNYYYDANNPTKSGGAPSFQVVPFKVIMQTSHREEVKGAGEHGGDNNIWNKFPFVVQMIANSRDNIANIRLDADMDGALRVQGIPDGFSIAPASITTENNRNQVTWDNLSINKGETKNITFYTAIYNKQMQDGHENSGPVIPDNTLIGGNALHYGADVNGQSYGGDLSFSVTAKDVRIGQSTLRDNGQSRVGYGDRLINRIDIRTNQYYPVKEVALQEAIGDGHTFVSNAYGGTGYQVNDPEGAHLTVDRFTGSAVKDSAGKNQLLWNIAEISASSQVGLQVDSTVDSHWTVAYDGRPLNANDQIGASARIDGTSQPGEAVSGSQATTWPASDSAGSSIATAAPALSEKIIAVNGKTPNRDDQASVTVGDVINIRLTYDASAVRVKQPGVLLYSFLPDGAELAAMDAQGNISNESLATMPVNGVTPGYASGIRALVWNLGTLDETTGTLTVDVPIRIRNNPVVVNDKGEQNLAKLSFLNSPGQAQSASATVALNYVEPKIQVSRVIYVDNGGALTPVTSNATVAGGAKVTMEVKLTSTGSTTAYDVKFVDTLPEELASPQGMNGMSFSASGADLTFACGDLTAGQEMTFRYTADVVNTIGALRSIPTSGKATFSSSAGGNGRKYELAEPDAPYTKLVAATATITKTVVDTATGHDDDLRIGDWVVHKIEIRLPDQTWAYNGVLTDVIDSNQSFLSAYGAYDTTAHSGSGNVAASASGSAVTITGIPAIQGPGVAYTCFIKTQVANATGQQQSQSSHTTFAWDDKAANGGASSHHQVASSDVTVTVKSPMLQITVSPNAVTDMVEGSSKTFTVTIKNIGQNSAYTFQPTLQLPLNQGFSLTGYSSGVYDATTNALRLDPVAQLAPGATITYTATAKLDQKLGAGNTTSIVAATGDYYTNDSAKAAELAGTTPGTQKLTSRTASANIAIPSATITHSIVATSNGSALNKIRPGDTVTYQITLTAPQGVALYDGKIIERLPALARFQVIAAPVGVTASGTELTVPVGDLTATDSGSQTIVVTMLLQARTDVAFTSPSETITAYARASWQTAAAGGASKSVVEKPAALAVIQPNVTIQFLNKQNNRFADGVDTLPITVRIKNTGQSTAYNSAFHVAIPALLEVSALSDGGVSDGAGVTWSGQDIAAGASQDYSFNARLIPAAGSGASGIHLDAKVDSFQSRQAGASPVTAYTPANVKDALDLSVQDLQAQLTIVDSTNNGDKTKVRPGDQITYELAMTAPIQTTAYNSSFDLGHSVLVEQEVLSVQKDAAEIAPVNGRYPLGNLSGTTNTVKIVTRTKTDSNFGTTQYASSLKARVCYETALTGGQSMIQDTAAVPISVIQPKLTLTLNADKSVYEAVYDSIHLTGQLSNVGLSPAYGIDVNETVTDFVYGSGAGTPSGAPAGWNFPSLGEGGQQAIAFTVQADEPALPVTSVRRAALAISRYFSRPEGDRKQYDPLVASLDAIISGNHAIDIAGPDTKAVEAASNVEFTYQLRNTGAGQDRFCLAVDVGDNLPYSAALTADGQVIARGSGANGQWQWTEIAAPYQSAGGPEVSLNAGETKGLTLTLTLPEQASLGEKLVTLTARGALSNRRYDAQTRIEVTGQHLDGWTGNRSRDSWQLPLLAPGEALKFSAVTAINVEQVKAEYSYVAGGQPHAVQIPLALQNSATYLTDHQKRWANVTTRLPDDMPAGEVFVTYTAGDSKGLLLEREDADSPTKGNNPFTVFTTVDIAGQVTRPDGAALPGATVTLADPSGTVTDGQTTADGSGRFRFANVPARLYRLTGEQTGYSREDLTVRAVPDDPAATVVNADLVLAPFQLALTAHPMTVLGDGHSVSQVQAIVTDQQGNPQPGVTVHFAERHQEGAFPLGATAVTGADGAAAVDFLPDRIEGIVTRYYTIRATAAGCGQADVVVSTVPAAIRGQLVDGQNQPLSGMDVTVAKDFDGDGSVDFAAATATGSDGGYLLGVTRYQTPYDLNLRVRAQVPGESRLFRIGQPATVADAVYGQDLSVFDADNSLGGYVTALAPGGNETFLPAELNEKLAVFLRDASTGDEVEDSPGHRRSASVDGNGGFSFGSVPAGRYQVDVRYELEPGTAITVNQDRQGRLPEVTVSGNGRAMFVKTALDLLSRVYDVNTGQPVQGAEVDLYYADTANNRHNGHAPDQRVILPGHGYVPFGKNANPQITGDQGTFAFLVPGDADYYLKAIRPGYFDYTSGTIGITGANLRADIPMLPAEPQETEVYSGQSATYRYTLKNPFAGEENFQITLASPYPVELKKGEETLGRGESHSGQWTWTEITPAYKVTDGSQRDHLILALPASGTAELTAVVTVPLGTAATSSRPITLTASTVAINRAEQGNIQIIERDTYQKGDAVTVREKALDGWTGTGPATPFREPVLGPGDPLRLSAVSTVNADKVVAEYSAAGQRQQVELTLVNGASFVGDGVKQWENTTHRLPADIDAGPYTVTFTGRNAADAIVQTEAAPALANNSFTVFTQIDLTGRVTAQQDGAPLADALVTIRDAAGVTRETRTDAAGYYRFAAVPTTTYRHEVKKSGYKVAVQENVRVLPATPTEREVVVDARLVRFQALLQANPESMVGDGHSQAVLTTTVLDENGHPIAGVPVRFTAAKGSFPDGQDARTGADGKASIRYQSARIEGIVAQQIAVTAIVNDPEKRLYAESQIQITFDPAAIKGIVTNQSANGPVPVEGAKVRVSKDFDGDGQVDFTGEMTTGADGRYFILIPRGNVDYDIQIIKPVNIGGVLREVPFTQKVTVGDIQGHGEQTFDSHMTATGIVQAKSTDGQTAQPLSPEVRAKTKIYLIDATGQYVLGTNSQPKVFTLDANGVFNADALQQGAYRLEVRMEVPDENGQAREVVLNRKDDGELPRIEVAQNGQINIAEELIDPYGTITDSTTGQALSGVHVTLHYADTPRNIAAGRALNGQVNLPPLAGFAPADNANPQNSDNYGKYAFMVFGNTDYYVVGEKVGYQTYTSPTISVNNDIVKWDFAMTPASGGSSGGAGGAGGAGGAPAGPAPAGNTPPPVNPASAGGDQGPAIAITSDRPAYREGDPILYRIDYRIPMGSGAAKVAVTVPAETEIVDPASGDVEGNRITWTVNAGNPAAATGAMSFKVRVRDGALTETERLVTEDAILSIGDLLPSGSSSIPVTVEKARARVRVLLFTDRFGDGTHKRLVIGYPDGSFGPYRNITRAEIAGLFARLTGVNENGGADYTDVPADHWARKYIRTVTAKKLFQGYEDGSFRPDEAITRAELAAVVAKYFGVGGKPVTLHFQDIDQHWAANYIEEAYRNHIVGGYPGNLFKPDEKISRVETVTMVNHLLGRGPLTGVPAQFPDVPEDHWAFGQVEEAAQSHHYQRNAGGAEQMTEAIHDQIE